AAGGTTTTTATAATAACTTACAACATCTTCAACACTATATGCTTTGCCTTGGATACTTGCATTTAAATCTGCATCTATAGCTATTGAAGTTAGCCATACTTTTTCGGGGATTACGTTGCTTATTGCATCATATGATGTTATAAGTTTTTCGTTATTTTTAAAGCCTGTTTGAACAACATCATACAAATTAAATACTTTTACTTGAGGTTTATCAAATTTTTCCTTATATTTGGTGCATTTTGTTGATAATTCTTGATATTGATTATCAAGAGAGGCATTTATCGGCATTGCTATTAAACTTATTGAAGTAACTAACAAAAATGCAATGGCTATTAAAATAAATAAAATCGAATGAAGAGGATTACCTGCAATACCCAGATCAGCCAAAAAGCCTGGAGTATCATCAGAATTCTGAGAGCCTAAGAAATTAAACCCGAATTTTATAGGCGCATTTTTCCAGCAGGAAGCACCAATAACTTCAAGATTTATAGATTCAAATGGCGAATCCATTGCATAAGTGAATAAAGACTCTCCTTTGTAGAAATTATTGTCTATTTTAATAATAGGACATTTGAAATCAAAATATGTAGCCAGAGTATTTGAATCAACAATTTTTGAATAATTAACAATAACTAATGTGTCAACTTTAGAGTCCCGTATTTTATCTTGAAAACTTGAAGCCAGGCTAGGATATAAATCATCTGTGTCCTGAGAATTTAAAGCTAGCGGAGTTTCTTCAATATTCAAAAGGTGACTTCCTTTTAAGGTTATTACAGCATTAGCATTGTCTTTTATTATTAAAGCACTCCAGTTTAAGTTACCTTTAATGCAATCATCAACAATGCCTGAAACAGAAAGACCCCTGATAAAAGCCGAATATGAAATATCAACAGCAACAAGCTTTAAGTTTTGCCTTCTAAAGATAGTATCCATTTTTTCAATTAATTGTTTTTGCAAAGCCGAATAAATAATATTATTGATATGGTTATCTTTATCAGTTGAAGTGATATTCCAACTAACCGCAGGTTCTGATTTTTTGAATATATAATTTTTTTCTGTTTCTGAAACTAAAGCTGTATAAACTTCTTCATTATCAAGCTCCAGAGGGAGTGATTTGTTATTGATTAAAATGCTGGATATTGCCAAAGTAATAGGAATCTGTGGTGTAATTTCGAAATTTTTTATAATATTTTGCAGCGCTGTTTCAAAATTATCAGTATTGACTTCTCTTGTAATAACGTCATATTCAAATGATATTTTGCTGTAATTATTTATTAACCCTGAATTATAGTCGTATTCAACAACTTCAAGAGTAGAAGCTGAAGAAATAAATATACCAATTCCCTTTTTAGCGCCGGGATTAATTTTATTGATTAATGTTGTTAATAAATTCATTTAGTTTATCAAATTCCTTTTAGATTGCGGCCAAGTCTTTGTTTGGAGTCTTGTTTGCGGAACTTTTATTTGACTTTATTATGTTATAAAGAAGATTTTACAATGTGTTATTTTATTTTACAATATAAAATGTTTATTGAATGTACACTGTATATAGTATTTATCTTGTTATTTCTAATAAATGTAATTTAGAATAATGGATAAAAGCAAGAGCGAGCTTATGAATAATATTAACCTAATAAATGAAATTAACAATCTGAAAAAAGAAAAAAATGCAGTTATAC
This region of bacterium genomic DNA includes:
- a CDS encoding PilN domain-containing protein; amino-acid sequence: MNLLTTLINKINPGAKKGIGIFISSASTLEVVEYDYNSGLINNYSKISFEYDVITREVNTDNFETALQNIIKNFEITPQIPITLAISSILINNKSLPLELDNEEVYTALVSETEKNYIFKKSEPAVSWNITSTDKDNHINNIIYSALQKQLIEKMDTIFRRQNLKLVAVDISYSAFIRGLSVSGIVDDCIKGNLNWSALIIKDNANAVITLKGSHLLNIEETPLALNSQDTDDLYPSLASSFQDKIRDSKVDTLVIVNYSKIVDSNTLATYFDFKCPIIKIDNNFYKGESLFTYAMDSPFESINLEVIGASCWKNAPIKFGFNFLGSQNSDDTPGFLADLGIAGNPLHSILFILIAIAFLLVTSISLIAMPINASLDNQYQELSTKCTKYKEKFDKPQVKVFNLYDVVQTGFKNNEKLITSYDAISNVIPEKVWLTSIAIDADLNASIQGKAYSVEDVVSYYKNLSSVSKLNNFKIKSIRVVGENSGTDQNTPAVSVNTIANNSQPVQPQNNLQSDLPTLPTQPNGTPMLPPPPASGASINSLAVLSGPKYYEFDFGNPKITQPLDTNQPQTQEKGIISGLTDFSKNLNLGNSTK